In the genome of Spirochaetia bacterium, one region contains:
- a CDS encoding glycosyltransferase, whose translation MKLLIVSSYPPRKCGIATFTQDLVANLRQQEPSVEIGIVALGDGTVGYDGDVVHIIEHHDAESYQKAAAWINASGYEVLVIEHEYGLYGANDGEAVLTLAKESRLPIITTLHTVLAHPSKQQRDILASLCRSSAAVVTMASNSRHMLAKVYGVPKTKVHVIHHGVPSHEGYPSRTVLKQRYGMKGKTVVSTFGLLSEGKGIEYGIMAMASVVKEHPEALYIIAGQTHPVVREKEGEQYRRKLEQMVADKGLKNNVRFIDRYFSQEDLVRLLLLSDIYMTPYLGREQAVSGTLAYAAGCGKAIVSTSYPYAQELLADGRGILADFADPDSLARALLQLLDHQQQRLDMEQKMAEFGKNMTWGTVARRYKEVFAHVLAMEKLLSVCPSDRCLFRMSDDTGMFQHGILTVPNLHEGYTTDDNVRALLLAALRYKGKKDERILVLVQKYLAFVAYAYKDGWFRNFMGYDRKFLGECGSQDCFGRCLWVLGTLSIASWLPGSVTEVCNTLFQQAFSSISKVTAIRAKAYSIIGLAHRNVKAESPILVALAQDLVAAYTRTYSDSWRWFEDEVTYCNAILPLALFEAYRTTGMKKFLAVATDSCDFLIKLTVRDGFFSTVGCKGWCHRGSEPALYDQQPVEAAGMVQLCLTAYDVTRQVRYHELAKTCLLWFAGKNLLGLPLADGNEGGCFDGLEAHGVNQNQGAESILSWQLAWFWWHGERK comes from the coding sequence ATGAAGTTACTTATTGTCAGTTCATATCCACCACGAAAATGTGGTATTGCAACATTTACTCAGGATTTGGTTGCAAATCTTCGCCAACAGGAACCATCGGTTGAAATAGGTATCGTTGCTTTGGGTGACGGTACTGTCGGTTATGACGGGGATGTTGTCCATATAATAGAACATCACGATGCTGAAAGCTATCAAAAAGCTGCAGCTTGGATCAACGCCTCGGGTTATGAAGTACTGGTCATAGAACATGAATATGGCCTGTATGGAGCCAATGACGGAGAAGCTGTCCTTACTTTGGCCAAAGAAAGTAGATTACCTATAATTACGACGCTGCATACCGTGCTTGCCCATCCATCGAAACAGCAGCGTGATATTCTTGCGTCTCTTTGCAGGTCGAGTGCTGCTGTCGTGACAATGGCTTCCAATTCACGCCACATGCTTGCAAAGGTATACGGAGTACCAAAGACCAAGGTCCATGTAATACACCATGGCGTTCCTTCTCACGAGGGATATCCCTCAAGAACAGTATTGAAGCAAAGATATGGTATGAAAGGAAAGACTGTTGTCAGTACTTTCGGATTGCTTAGTGAAGGAAAAGGCATCGAATATGGCATTATGGCTATGGCAAGCGTTGTCAAGGAACATCCGGAAGCCTTGTATATCATTGCCGGTCAGACACATCCTGTCGTCAGAGAAAAGGAAGGCGAGCAATATCGAAGGAAACTTGAACAAATGGTAGCTGACAAAGGGCTTAAGAATAATGTACGGTTCATTGACAGATATTTTTCCCAAGAGGATCTGGTACGTCTCCTTTTGCTCAGTGACATATATATGACACCTTATCTAGGACGTGAGCAGGCTGTGAGCGGGACACTGGCATATGCAGCCGGATGTGGAAAAGCCATTGTGTCCACTTCCTATCCATATGCACAGGAGCTTCTGGCAGATGGGCGAGGGATACTTGCTGATTTTGCTGATCCGGATTCCTTGGCACGGGCTTTGCTGCAGTTGCTTGACCATCAGCAGCAAAGACTTGATATGGAGCAGAAGATGGCTGAATTTGGAAAGAATATGACGTGGGGGACTGTCGCCCGCAGGTACAAAGAAGTCTTTGCCCATGTCTTGGCTATGGAAAAACTGCTGTCTGTATGTCCCTCTGACCGGTGCCTGTTCAGGATGAGCGATGATACCGGTATGTTTCAGCATGGAATCCTTACGGTTCCTAATCTCCATGAAGGGTATACGACTGATGACAATGTCAGGGCATTGCTTCTTGCTGCTCTGCGTTATAAGGGAAAAAAGGATGAACGGATACTGGTCTTGGTCCAAAAGTATCTTGCATTTGTCGCATATGCCTATAAGGATGGATGGTTCAGAAACTTCATGGGATATGACCGGAAATTTCTTGGAGAGTGCGGTTCTCAGGATTGTTTCGGCAGGTGCCTGTGGGTCTTGGGGACCCTCAGCATTGCTTCTTGGCTACCGGGTTCGGTTACTGAAGTCTGTAACACTTTGTTTCAGCAAGCTTTTTCCTCAATTAGCAAAGTCACTGCCATTCGAGCCAAGGCCTATAGCATAATAGGACTTGCACATAGGAATGTAAAAGCAGAATCTCCTATACTTGTAGCATTGGCGCAGGATTTGGTTGCAGCCTATACCCGTACATATTCCGATTCATGGAGATGGTTTGAAGATGAAGTAACCTACTGCAATGCCATATTGCCGTTGGCTCTTTTCGAAGCCTATCGGACCACAGGTATGAAAAAATTCCTTGCTGTTGCAACTGATTCGTGTGATTTCCTTATCAAGCTGACCGTGCGGGATGGATTCTTTTCGACTGTAGGCTGTAAAGGATGGTGTCACAGAGGATCTGAACCTGCACTTTATGACCAGCAACCTGTCGAAGCAGCCGGAATGGTTCAGCTATGTCTTACTGCATATGATGTTACGCGTCAGGTTCGTTACCATGAACTGGCAAAGACCTGTCTGCTATGGTTTGCAGGGAAAAACCTGCTTGGACTGCCGCTTGCCGATGGAAATGAAGGTGGTTGCTTTGATGGCTTGGAAGCCCATGGAGTGAACCAAAACCAAGGGGCAGAGAGTATCTTGAGCTGGCAGTTGGCTTGGTTTTGGTGGCATGGAGAAAGAAAGTAA
- a CDS encoding ABC transporter permease, with the protein MINIKTKLEKRQSSLPPWLVRPAFVVGSVIVVLFILISFFPGVFTHYDPIEVHVAEALQAPGFTHLFGTDEYGRDIYTRILYGARIDLAMGVLGVIIPFIVGGTLGLLAGYYAGILDTVVMRIIDVLMAFPFTILVIVIMSILGAGIQNVFIALWLVGWMSYARLVRSETMKLKNTEFIQAAKVEGFSDMRILLRHLLPNVISSAIVYAASDIVLCMLTGASMSFLGLGVQLPAPEWGAILNEGRSYISYAWWITLFPGLFLAFNGIGFSLLGDSLTDILRRKGH; encoded by the coding sequence ATGATCAACATCAAAACAAAACTTGAAAAACGACAAAGTTCCCTTCCGCCATGGTTGGTACGTCCTGCTTTCGTGGTAGGTAGCGTCATTGTCGTGCTGTTTATACTTATTTCATTTTTTCCTGGCGTATTTACTCATTACGATCCTATTGAAGTCCATGTGGCGGAAGCTTTGCAGGCCCCTGGCTTCACCCATCTGTTCGGTACCGATGAGTATGGCAGGGATATCTATACGAGGATACTGTATGGAGCAAGGATTGATTTGGCGATGGGCGTACTTGGCGTCATCATTCCTTTCATCGTGGGCGGTACATTAGGCCTGCTGGCAGGTTACTATGCAGGCATACTGGATACGGTTGTCATGAGGATCATTGATGTATTGATGGCTTTCCCTTTTACAATTTTGGTAATTGTCATCATGTCTATCCTTGGTGCCGGCATACAGAATGTGTTCATCGCTCTCTGGCTGGTGGGGTGGATGAGCTATGCCAGGCTTGTACGCAGTGAGACGATGAAGCTCAAGAATACTGAATTCATCCAAGCGGCCAAGGTGGAAGGTTTTTCAGATATGCGTATCCTTCTCCGGCATCTGTTACCAAATGTCATTTCTTCCGCCATTGTCTATGCTGCATCGGACATCGTTTTGTGCATGCTGACCGGCGCTTCCATGAGTTTTTTGGGACTGGGTGTCCAGTTGCCTGCACCCGAATGGGGGGCAATACTCAATGAAGGCCGCAGTTACATCAGCTATGCATGGTGGATCACGTTGTTTCCGGGGCTTTTCCTTGCTTTCAATGGCATTGGATTTTCCCTGCTTGGAGACAGTTTGACTGATATATTGAGAAGGAAGGGGCATTGA
- a CDS encoding ATP-binding protein: MFNAYIKTGGFPFSTELFAKDLDIIPYLEGLYATIVTKDIVTRESIEDINTLNAIIKTLAGSLGSTVSLQKITNTLKAAGRKVSINTIEKYIKALCDSYLFYKTNRFDVRGRQYLKTFGKYYIVDTGLRNLLFAQRSFDLGHQIEDIVFLELLRRKKKIFIGKAGNLEIDFVCQVPSGLEYYQVSASVLDAGTLERELKPLQKPGDNYPKYLLTLDEVGTGADYNGIRQLNLIDWLLSI; encoded by the coding sequence TTGTTCAATGCATATATCAAGACGGGAGGATTTCCTTTCAGTACGGAACTGTTTGCGAAGGATCTAGATATCATTCCTTATCTTGAAGGTTTATATGCAACCATTGTGACCAAAGATATTGTTACCAGAGAATCAATCGAAGACATAAATACCCTGAATGCCATTATAAAAACTTTGGCAGGAAGTTTGGGATCTACAGTTTCACTTCAGAAGATAACCAATACTTTGAAGGCTGCTGGTAGGAAGGTATCAATAAACACCATTGAAAAATATATCAAGGCACTTTGTGACAGTTATTTGTTCTATAAAACCAATAGGTTTGATGTCCGTGGGCGACAATATCTCAAGACATTCGGCAAATATTATATTGTAGATACAGGATTACGGAATTTATTGTTTGCCCAACGCTCATTTGATTTAGGACATCAGATTGAAGATATTGTATTCCTCGAACTGTTGAGGAGAAAGAAAAAAATCTTTATAGGCAAGGCAGGAAACCTGGAAATTGATTTTGTCTGTCAGGTGCCATCTGGATTGGAATATTATCAGGTCAGTGCCAGTGTTTTAGATGCTGGGACATTGGAAAGGGAACTGAAGCCGTTGCAGAAACCTGGTGATAATTATCCAAAATACCTTCTTACCCTTGATGAAGTAGGAACCGGAGCCGACTATAATGGTATACGGCAACTTAATCTTATTGATTGGCTTTTGTCTATATAA
- a CDS encoding SIS domain-containing protein, with protein sequence MNSLGCSCEALDLQDISLSLSKISSIAASDSLLVAITITPYGKPTLSMARLCKSIGMPVIAITDSQYSPIVADCDEFLLVSTELFGLTNSPTSVFALINLISILMQFDLQKEEHAQQDLQPDILARRYDDILNTLN encoded by the coding sequence ATGAATTCACTTGGGTGTTCCTGTGAGGCTCTTGATCTCCAGGATATTTCACTGAGTCTGAGCAAGATATCGTCAATTGCTGCGAGTGACAGCCTGTTGGTTGCCATTACCATAACCCCATATGGAAAACCTACTTTGTCCATGGCTAGGCTTTGCAAATCAATAGGTATGCCTGTCATTGCCATTACCGATAGTCAGTATTCACCCATTGTTGCCGACTGTGATGAGTTCCTGTTGGTTTCCACTGAATTGTTCGGCTTGACCAATTCTCCTACCTCCGTCTTTGCCTTGATCAATCTTATAAGCATCCTTATGCAGTTTGATCTGCAGAAGGAAGAGCATGCACAGCAAGATTTGCAACCGGATATCCTGGCCCGGCGCTATGATGATATTCTCAATACTTTGAACTGA
- a CDS encoding ABC transporter permease, with translation MNRLNYCIKRILQIIPVLFVVSILIFFMLRFIGGDPARLILGDKATNSAIQALHEKLGLDRPLPVQYWLFLSGIFHLDLGTSLSLQCPVSQLLVQRMPITIKLTLLSSLIAVLISLPLGYLAGKYKDKLWDHTIRTMTLVFISMPSFWVGLLLMILFGVVLGWLPAGGWDGTSFLTQLKSLLLPALTQSLSMTALLMRDMRNSVADISQMDFVSFAKSKGLSKRAIRNRHIFRNALISYVTLLSINIAYMLGGSVIIETVFALPGIGKLMIDSIFNRDYAVVQSLVLLFAALVMVINLITDIVYSFLDPRVSY, from the coding sequence ATGAACAGGCTCAATTATTGCATCAAGCGGATACTGCAGATCATACCGGTACTTTTTGTCGTTTCCATATTGATTTTCTTCATGTTGCGTTTTATCGGAGGAGATCCTGCCCGCTTGATCCTCGGAGACAAGGCGACCAATTCTGCCATTCAGGCGTTGCACGAAAAGCTTGGTTTGGACAGGCCGCTCCCTGTGCAATATTGGCTGTTCCTTTCCGGTATCTTTCATTTGGACCTGGGGACTTCCCTGAGTCTCCAGTGTCCCGTTTCCCAGTTGCTTGTCCAGCGTATGCCGATTACCATCAAATTGACTCTGCTGTCTTCCCTTATTGCAGTCCTTATCAGCCTGCCCCTGGGATATTTGGCAGGCAAGTATAAGGATAAGCTGTGGGACCATACGATACGGACGATGACGTTGGTTTTCATATCCATGCCTTCTTTCTGGGTCGGCTTGTTGCTGATGATTCTTTTCGGAGTCGTCTTGGGCTGGCTTCCTGCAGGAGGCTGGGATGGAACTTCTTTCCTGACCCAGTTGAAAAGCCTGTTGCTTCCGGCTCTTACCCAATCCCTTTCAATGACTGCCTTGCTGATGCGGGACATGCGGAATTCCGTAGCTGATATTTCCCAGATGGATTTTGTCAGCTTTGCAAAAAGCAAGGGACTGAGCAAGAGAGCGATACGGAACAGGCACATATTCCGGAATGCATTGATTTCCTATGTGACGTTGCTTTCGATCAACATTGCCTATATGTTGGGTGGTTCCGTCATCATAGAAACGGTCTTTGCCCTACCAGGCATAGGCAAACTCATGATTGATTCGATTTTCAACCGTGACTATGCCGTAGTCCAGTCCCTGGTATTGCTTTTTGCGGCTTTAGTCATGGTCATCAACCTGATTACTGATATTGTCTATTCTTTCTTGGATCCAAGGGTAAGCTACTGA
- a CDS encoding acetolactate synthase large subunit: MDGNKKNTATLLVECLEAEGVKYVFGIPGEETLELMNALEKSTIEFIPTRHEQGAAFMADVYGRLTGKAGVCLSTLGPGATNLVTGVADANMDGAPLVAITGQAGTDRMHLTSHQYVDLVKMFEPITKRSKAVVRPDTVMEIVRIAFKYAESEKPGASHIDLPCNIAKMEVDGHPMKKVPAQEGQATFQSIEEAATVISRAQKPVILAGSSAARNNCGEAVTKFAEKLKIPVVNTMMGKGIIPWTNKYSMWSFGIPQKDYPDLVFKQADLVIAIGYDLVECTPIKWNPDGDKRIIHIGPESAHINKRYEAEIEVIGNIEDSLQEIQRRAYRKEVPEWAFAIRNQMVAEFESYADDDSFPMKPQKILYDVRKVMDAGSILISDVGAHKMWIGREYNCERPNSCIISNGFATMGISVPGAIAAKLVYPDKKILAICGDGGFMMNVQELETAVRCKTNFVVLILTDSAYGLIKWKQDERFGHHCYVDFTNPDFVALARAMGCEGMKIEKCKDLIPSLENAFSMDKPVIIDCPVDYSENMKLTEHLKKLTEGKL; this comes from the coding sequence ATGGACGGAAACAAGAAAAACACGGCAACGCTTCTGGTAGAATGCCTTGAAGCAGAGGGAGTAAAGTATGTCTTCGGAATCCCAGGAGAAGAAACCCTTGAACTCATGAATGCCCTTGAGAAGTCCACCATTGAATTCATTCCGACAAGACATGAACAAGGTGCAGCATTCATGGCCGATGTCTACGGCAGGCTGACTGGCAAAGCCGGTGTATGTCTCTCCACGCTTGGACCAGGAGCAACAAACCTTGTCACGGGAGTAGCAGATGCCAACATGGATGGGGCCCCGTTGGTAGCCATAACAGGACAAGCTGGGACTGACAGGATGCACCTCACCTCCCATCAGTACGTAGATCTCGTAAAGATGTTTGAACCGATCACGAAAAGATCAAAGGCCGTTGTCCGTCCCGATACCGTCATGGAAATCGTCAGGATAGCCTTCAAGTATGCTGAAAGTGAAAAACCGGGAGCTTCACATATTGATCTTCCTTGCAACATCGCAAAAATGGAAGTAGACGGTCATCCGATGAAAAAGGTTCCAGCCCAGGAAGGACAGGCGACATTCCAATCAATCGAGGAAGCTGCTACCGTCATTTCGCGGGCACAGAAACCTGTCATCCTTGCAGGTTCTTCAGCAGCAAGGAACAATTGCGGTGAAGCAGTGACAAAATTTGCAGAAAAACTGAAGATACCCGTGGTCAATACCATGATGGGAAAAGGCATTATTCCCTGGACGAACAAATATAGCATGTGGTCTTTTGGAATCCCACAGAAAGATTATCCGGATTTGGTTTTCAAGCAGGCTGACCTTGTCATTGCAATCGGTTATGACCTTGTGGAATGTACCCCCATCAAATGGAACCCGGACGGTGACAAGCGCATCATCCATATAGGCCCAGAATCCGCACATATAAACAAACGGTACGAAGCCGAAATAGAAGTCATAGGAAACATAGAAGACTCCCTGCAGGAAATCCAAAGACGTGCCTATAGGAAAGAAGTACCTGAATGGGCATTTGCCATACGAAACCAGATGGTAGCAGAATTTGAAAGCTATGCAGATGATGACAGTTTCCCTATGAAACCACAGAAAATCCTTTACGATGTCAGAAAAGTCATGGATGCAGGATCCATCCTTATCTCTGATGTCGGAGCCCATAAGATGTGGATCGGACGAGAATACAACTGCGAAAGGCCGAATTCCTGCATCATATCAAACGGATTTGCCACCATGGGCATCTCCGTTCCTGGTGCCATCGCCGCAAAGCTGGTCTATCCGGACAAAAAGATCCTCGCTATATGCGGGGACGGCGGGTTCATGATGAACGTACAGGAACTGGAGACTGCCGTTAGATGCAAGACAAATTTCGTTGTCCTTATTCTTACCGATTCAGCCTATGGCCTGATCAAATGGAAACAAGATGAACGCTTCGGGCACCATTGCTATGTGGATTTCACAAATCCTGATTTCGTTGCCCTCGCCAGGGCAATGGGCTGTGAGGGAATGAAGATAGAGAAGTGTAAAGACCTCATTCCATCGCTTGAGAATGCCTTTTCCATGGACAAGCCAGTTATCATCGACTGTCCTGTCGACTACAGCGAGAACATGAAACTCACTGAGCATCTGAAGAAACTGACAGAAGGAAAACTATAA
- a CDS encoding AAA family ATPase: MRRCGKSTLLSQLFYSYLLEQGTETRQIILINLESLENEELLDYHQLYTFIKSRLVSGKMNYIIIDEIQNCKGFERVIDSLYLLSNTDIYITGSNAYLLSSDLATMLTGRYVILHLLPFSFSEYQCFFLIRRKGNCSMHISRREDFLSVRNCLRRI, encoded by the coding sequence GTGCGTCGGTGTGGTAAATCAACATTGCTTAGCCAACTGTTCTATTCGTACTTGCTTGAACAGGGTACTGAAACCAGACAGATTATTTTAATCAATCTTGAATCATTGGAAAATGAAGAATTATTGGATTATCATCAGTTATATACATTCATTAAGTCTAGATTGGTTTCTGGCAAAATGAATTACATCATAATCGATGAAATCCAAAATTGTAAGGGTTTTGAACGAGTCATAGATAGCCTTTACCTATTGTCTAATACAGATATCTATATTACTGGGTCAAATGCCTATTTGCTTTCTAGTGATTTGGCGACAATGCTGACCGGTAGATATGTGATACTACACCTGTTGCCTTTTTCATTCAGTGAATATCAATGTTTTTTCCTAATCAGGAGAAAAGGGAATTGTTCAATGCATATATCAAGACGGGAGGATTTCCTTTCAGTACGGAACTGTTTGCGAAGGATCTAG